From Gemmatimonadota bacterium:
GTCGTGGGACATGGCCTTCTCCATTTCCTGGTGCACCTGGCGCCGGTTCCCGCGGTCTTCCATGTCAATGAAATCGATGACGATGATACCCCCGATATCCCTGAGCCTGAGCTGCCGCGCCACCTCCGCGCAGGCTTCCAGGTTGGTCTGGAATACGGTTTCCTCGTGACCCCTGGAACCCGCGTACCGTCCTGAATTCACGTCGATCGTCACCAACGCCTCGGTGGGTTCGATGAGGATGTAGCCGCCGTTCTTCAGCCATACCTTCCGGTGGAGCGCCTTGCCGATCTCGTTCTCGATCCCGTAGGCGTCGAACACCGGCGCCGTCCCGTCGTACATGTGGACGCGCTCGCGAAGCTGGGGGGCCACGCCCTTGAGATAGGCCAGGATCTCCTTGTATACCGCCTTCGAGTCGATGATCACGCTGTCGATGTCGGGCGTGAACAGGTCCCGTATCATCCCGGACGTCATTTCGACGTCCTTGTGGATCATGGCGGGCGCCGGCGTCTTCCCGACCTCCTTCTCTATAGTCCGCCATGTCCTGGTCAGTTGCTTGAGGTCGTTCTTCAACTCGGAATCCGATTTGCCCAGTGCGGCGGTCCGCACGATGACCCCGAAGTCGTCGTCCTTGAGTTTCCTGGCCAGGTCCCTAAGCCTGCGCTTTTCGTTCCAGTCGTCTATACGCCGGGAAACGCCGACGTAATTGGCATGGGGTACCAGCACGAGGAACCTGCCCGGCAGGGAAATCTGGGAGGTGACCCGCGGTCCCTTGGTGCCGATGGACTCCTTCGTGATCTGGACGACGATTTCCTGGCCTTCCTTGACCATCTCCTGGATCTGGTACTCCCGGTCCTTGCTCCTTCCGGATCCGGAATCCTGGTTCTCGTCGTCATCGAAATCAATCCAGTCGGCCCCACTGGTTACATCCGATGCCTGCAGGAAGGCCGCCTTGTCCAGGCCGATATCCACAAAGGCCGCCTGAATGCTCGGTATGACCGCCGTTACAACGCCCTTGCAGATGTTCCCGACCACGCGTTCGTGTTCCGGGCGTTCGACCAGCAGCTCGACGAGATGGTTATCCTCGAGCATCGCGATGCGCGTTTCGTGCGTGGCCGTCTCAACTATGATGTCTTTCCGCAAATATCAACCTTCTGTATGGTCCCTTAAGCGCCGGTTAACGTAAATGTTCCAAAGTAGTTAAATATAACATTCGGATGGCGTGGTGTCAAGTTCCGACTATTCCGACCGGAATATACGCGCGTATCTTCTCCAGCAGCTCCCCGGGTTCAAGTGTCGTCATGCATATATTGCCGATCGGACACTTGATCCGGTTGCAGCCTAGACAGTCGACGCTTTCCTTCCGCACCACGCCGTGACCGTCGCCCCAGGGCCCCTGTGCGCGGGGGTCGGTGGGACCGAAGATGCCGACGGTGGGAACGTTCAGCGCCGCGGCTATGTGCATCGGCGCGCTGTCGTTGCTGACCAGCAGGCCGCAGCGTTTAAGGAATGCGCCGAGTTCGGCGAGCGTCGTCTCCGGAAGCACGAGGGGGCGGTTGCGCATGGCGCCGGTTACCCGCGCGACGAGCCCTTCCTCGCCCGGACCCCACAGGACCAGGACATCCACGCCGTGTCCATCGATCAGGGCGTCGGCCAGGCGGCCGAAAAACTCGGGCGGCCAGCGCTTGATGGCCCAACCTCCGCCCGGATTCAGACCGATCAGCACGCGCGCGTCCGGGGCGTGCTCACGCAGCCACCGTTCTGCTTTCCCGCCGGCCGTCCCGGGTACGTTGACACGCGGCCGGTCGGTGGTCACCGGGATGTCCAGCGCCTCCAGGGCTTCCAGGTGGAACAGGACCTCGTGCCCTGGCCGGCCGGAGGGCGTAACCACGGTGGTGTAGGCGTGTCGGCGTCCCCGGAAGGCGAAACCGACCCGTTCCGGCGCACCGGTCAGCCAGGTCAACAAGGCGCTGCGGGGATTTCCGAAGAGGTCGAATACGAGATCGAAGCGTCTCTGGCGCAGGTTGCGATAGAACCGCGCCTGTTCGCGCCAGGAACCACGGATGCCCAGGCTTCCCCACCGGCGCAGGGGCAGCACGATGAGTTCGTCCAGCAAGGGATTCCACCGCAGGACGTCGGCGGAAGCCTCTTCCGACAGGAAGGAGAGGCGGGCCCGTGGGAAGCGCCGCTTCAGGTTCTCGATGACGGGCGTCGCCAGGACGACGTCTCCGGTGGCCCGCAGTTTGATGACCAGTATGCGCCTGGGATCTTCGGGCATAGGCCTACTCCGCCGGACGGTTGGAGGTCCCGCGCAGGACGGACTCCGCGGCCTCCAGCACCTGGCACGGCGATATCGATTCGATGCAGGCGACAGGCCGGACACAGTAATCGCGGCCGCAACAGTCGTCCGCACCGGCCTCCAGGGCGACGTGCCCTGCAGCCTGGGAATAGGGAAACCAGATCCGCGGGTTGCTCGGACCGAAAAGGCCGATCGTGGGCGTGCCCACGGCCGTGGCGATATGCATCGGCCCGCAGTCATTGGAAACGAACAGGTCGCACCGCCGGATCAACGCGGCCAACCGGGTCAGCGAAGCGGTTTCCACGACGGGACAGGCGTGGCCCGCCATGTCGGCCAACCCGGTCACGGCCTCCCGCTGCCCCGGTCCCGCGACCAGCAGTACCCGGAGGTTCAACGCTTCGATCATCCGGCGGGCCAGTTCGGCGAATCGGCCCGCGCTCCACGTCTTGGCCGGCCAGCTGGCGCCGGGGTTCAGCGCGGCGATCCGGCGGTCGCCGTCCACGCCCCGCTTCGCGAGCCAGAAATTGGCCCATGCCGCGTCTTCGGCGGAGAAGTGGACCTCGGTGCGGTCGTCATCCACGGGAACGCCGATCGAACGGACCGCATCCAGATAGGCATCCACTACACGAAGCGAAGCCGACCGCCTGATCTTGATATTGTACGCCGCGCCCCTTCCCCTCACGTCATAACCGACCCGGTACCGCGCGCCCGCGGCCAGGGTCAGCAGCGCGCTGCGCGGATTGCCGAAGAGATCGATCACCAGGTCGAAACGGCGCTTTCGCAGATCACGGAGGAAGCCCAGCTGTTCACCGCAGCGCGTCAGCACGGACCGGCCCGGCAGGAGTTCGTCCGGCAGCGCGATCACCTCTTTCAGGTAAGGGTTCCGAGCGAGGACCGCCGCGGGTCCCGCCTCTGCGAGGTAGTAGAGTTCCGCTTCCGCGTAGTGCCGCTTCAACGCCCTGATCACCGGCGTGGTAAGCACCACGTCGCCGATGTAGCGCAAACGGGAAATGAGGATCCGTCTTGCCTTCGGGGCGTCCATAAGACCTCGAGCGTTACTTCTGCGCGGGGTATCCGCTGATCCGGCCATCGGGCGCGACTCTCACCTGGCTTCCCGGAGATCCGCCGATCAGGCCGCATCGCGTGCTCAACTTTCGCGGCCCGCCCACCCGGACGTCGACCCCAGGATCTCGCGGTCGGTTGCTACGGGATCCGGGTCGGATCGCCGCCGCGTCCTCACCCCATCCACGAGGCGCGCCGCGTCCATCAGCGCACGCGGGAAGGTCAGGTCGCCCTTCAGCACCGCGCCGAGGAAACGAGCCATCATCCAGAGGACATGCGACACCAGGTACCTGAGGTCCCGCACGTTGCGCCACACGAAGAGAATCCGGTTTCTCGCGCTGACGCGGTCGATGAAGGCCCGGCCGTGCCGCGTGGCGATCGTCGCGCCGTGTTCGTGGGTGAGCCGGCTTTCCGGTTCATACAGCACGGTCCACCCCCGCAGGTACGCGCGATAGGACAGGTCCAGGTCTTCCGAGTAGAACGGGGCGTACAACGTATCGAATCCGCCCAGTGCCAGGTACTTCGACCGGGATACCGCCATGGCGGCCCCGTTGGCGTAGAGGGTGAGTGCGCGGCCTTCCCGCAGGGACTCACGTTCCGCCCACCTCAGCCGCAGCAGTCCGCAGTGCATGGCGCCCCGCACGAGACCGCCGCCGGGACGCCCGTCCCCGGCCTGGTAGACCCGTGGATTGACGGCGAACACCCGATCGTCACGGAAATGGGAAAGGAGGGGATCCAGGAAGGGGCCGGTGGCGACGACGTCGTTGTTGAGCAGGACCACGACCTCGTGCGAAGCCCGCGACACCCCCGTGTTGCAGGCTGCGGCGAACCCCCTGTTCCCGTCGTGCCTGACCAGGACCGCGTCCGGACAGGTCGCCCACGTCCTTTCGGCCGTGTCGGCCGTGCTCCCGTCGTCCACTACCACGATCTCCGCCCGGTCCGCTGCCCCGTGGTCTTTCAATGAACGCAGGCACCGTTCGACCAGATAGCCCGCATTCCACGTCGGGATCACGATACTGCATCGTTCGCGCTGTGCCATGACTCCATCCGAATCGGCCGTCACTCGGAGGGCTTTGCCGGACCTTCCGCGCGCCCCTCCGCCCCGTTTTCTCCCTGCCAGACCTTGACCAGCCTCAGGAACGAGTAAATCCCCATGCACAGGCTGAAGAGGAGACCGGGAAATCCGTCCCTGTACCCCCTTTTCACGATGTAGCATTTCCAGGCCATGCCGAGGGGGGAAAACACCAGGCGCAGCCGTCCCACGCGCTGTCCCGCCTGGATCCGCTCTTCCGCGTCCACGGAAGTGTATTGGTCGATCCGGGCGATGAAATCGGAGAGCGTGTTGTGCGAATCGTGGTAAAGGTCTTCGTGGATCAGTCCCGGTTCGCCGTGGCCGTTTATCTCGATGTGGGCGTGCGCACCGCCGGTCCAGTACCCCTTGCCGTTTTTGAGGAGTCGGGGCTGGTAGCTTGGGTTGAGCGTTCCGTGCCGGATGGGAAACCGGAGAAAGTGTTCCTGGCGGTGGATCTTGTACCCGTCGAAATCCCCGCCGGACCGCAGCAGGTCTCGGATCCGCGCTTCGAGACCTTCCGTGACGTATTCATCCGCGTCGAGAAAGAGGATCCAGTCTCCCCGGGCCTGCTCCATGCCGAAGTTCCGCTGGTCGGCGAAACCGGACCACGGCCGCTGAAACACCCGTCCTCCGCAGGATTCCGCGATTTCCACCGTGCCGTCGGTGCTGCCGCTGTCCACCACGATGATCTCATCGGCCCAGGAAACCGGGTCCAGGCAGCGCCGGAGCTTGCGCTCCTCATTGTACGTGATCACGACGACGGTCAGCGATTGCATGGGAGACGTCGGTGGATGCGCGGTTTCAGGAGGATCGGCCCCCCGCGCCCGACTCGGCGTCGGCGGAGCCCCGGAGGTGAAGGTGCCAGAGCTTGGCGTACTTGGTGAAAACGTAACAGGCGGAAAGGCCGCACAGGATGAATCCCGGCAGGCCGTCCAGGAAACCTCTACGCAACACGTACATTTTGAACAGGGTAAAAATCGGACGGAAAACCAGATCTGTCAAACGGAAACGCCTGCCCGAGCGGTAGAGCTGGCGGGCGCCGAGACTGGTGAAGCTGTTGAACTTGTCCAGGTAGTGGTGGAGGGTGGGATCGGTATCGTGGATCATGGGGTGCTTCAGGTCGCCGACCGGTCCCCGGATGCGCAGCGCCTCGTGGACCTCGTCGCCGGTGAACCGGGGATCGGCCCCGCGCCGGAAGAGGCGCAGCACGTAGTCGGGGTACCATCCGCAATGCCGGATCCAGTGCCCCAGGAAAAGCGTCTTCCTCGCGATCCGGTAACCGACGCGGTCCCCCTTGTCCATGACGGCGGTGATTTCATCCCGCAGGTCCTGTGGAACGCGCTCGTCGGCATCCAGCCAGAGCACCCAGTCGCCCGTGGCGTGCTCCAGGGCCAGTTGCTTGGTCGGCCCGTAGCCCAGCCACTCCGATTCGACGACACGGTCGGCGTATTGGCGCGCGATGGCGACGGTATCGTCGGTGCTCCCCGAGTCCACGAGCACGATCTCGTCGGCGAACCGCGCGCTCTGCAGGCAGGCTTCGATCCGAGGGGCTTCGTTCCGGGCGATGATGATGACGGAGAGGGACATGGCGCCGGCTCCCGCGGATCAATGTTCCGGTGCCGACTCGATCATCACCGCGGGTCCCGCGTCTTCCGGTTCCCTGACCGAGTCGACCATGGCCTCGATTTCCCTGCCGGGCCTGGGGAAAAGCGGCGTGAGCCCCAGGGTCACGGCGAAGTTGATCAGCATGCCGATCGTCCCGATCCCCTGGGGACTGATGCCGTTGGCGAACAGTCCGAAGGTCCAGGTTTCCATGCCGAAGAATACGCATGCGATGATGTAGAAAGCCGTAAAGCCGATACCGGCCAGGATTCCGCAAACGGCGGGTATCGTACCCACGCGCTTGCTGAAAATGCCCAGTACGATGGCGGGGAAGAAGCTCGCGGCGGCAAGGCCGAAGGCAAAAGCCACCACCTGGCTGACGAAACCCGGTGGGTAGATACCGAATACACCGGCCACGATCACGGCTACGCCAATCACGCTACGGCCCACGGAGAGGCGCTGGCTCTCGCTCGCGTTCGGGCGCAGTACGCGGTAGTACAGGTCGTGGGAAACACTGGACGAAATAACGAGCAGCAGCCCGCTGGCCGTGGACAGGGCCGCCGCCAGACCGCCGGCCGCGACGAGCGCGATGATCCAGCTGGCCAGTTCGGCCATTTCCGGCGTCGCCAGCACGATGATGTCACGGTCCGGACCGGAAAGCCCCCGGGCCCTGAGGGCCGTGCGCCCATCCGCACCCTCCGCGCCGTCCGAATCGAGCCAGGACTGGTGGTCGACCTGTATGGAGGACAGTTCCGTGTGCGACAGGGACCCGCCGCGGAAAATCTCGTTGTCGTAACCGGCCGAATACCGCATGACGCCGTCTCCGTCGTCCATCCACAGGATCAGGCCGGTCTTCTCCCAGTTCTCGAACCAGGACGGAAGTTCCTGAGCAGTCTTCCCGTTCAGGCTGTCGATCATGTAATACCGCGCGAAGGCCGCGGTCGCGGGCGCGGTAAGGTACAGCAGGGATATGAAGAGCAGCGCCCAGAAGGCGCTCCACCGGGCCGCCTTGACCGATTTGACGGTATAGAACCGGACGAGCACGTGGGGCAGGCCCGCCGTGCCCACCATGAGCGCGAGGGCCACGCAGAATACGTTGACCTTGTCCCACCCTCCCACGAAGGTGGCCGTGTAACTGCTGAACCCCAGGTCGGCCTGTATCTGGTTGAGCTTCTCCAGCAGGTATACGCCCGTCTCGCCCGCGATCGAAGGCTCCAGCGTGCTGCCGAGCCCCGCCTGCGGCAGGGGGCTTCCCGTGAGCTTGATGCTGATGGCGATGGCGGGGATCAGAAAGGCGGTGATAAGCACCCAGTACTGGGCGACCTGGGTCCACGTGATGCCCTTCATTCCCCCGAGCGTGGCGTAGATGAAGACAATGGCCATCCCGATGATGACGCCGATATGGATGTCCACCTCGAGAAACCGGCTGAAGACGACGCCCACGCCGCGCATCTGCCCCGCCACGTATGTAAAGCTGATGAAAATGGCGCACGAGACAGCCACCACGCGCGCGAGGTCCGATGCGAAGCGGTCGCCTACGAAATCCGGCACGGTATAGTGGCCGAATTTCCGGAGGTACGGCGCCAGCAGCAGCGCCAGCAGCACGTAACCGCCTGTCCAGCCCATGAGATAGACGCCGCCGGCGTATCCCATGGTGGAAATCAGCCCGGCCATGGAAATGAAGGATGCCGCGCTCATCCAGTCGGCGGCCGTGGCCATGCCGTTGGCCGCCGCGGGGACGCCCCGACCGGCGACGTAGAAGCCCCGGGTGTCCCGGACCCGGGTACGCCACGCGATAAAGAGATAGAGGCCGAAAGAGAGGGCTACAAAGAAATAGGTCCAAGCCTGTACCGACATCGCCCGCGCCTACCCTTCCTGTCTGGTGGTTTCGAGTTCCCGGCGGTGCCGGTTGTCCAGGCGGTTCATGTACAGGCAGTAAGCCAGTATGAGCAACACGAAGACGATGATGCTGCCCTGGTGGGCAAACCAGAACCCCAGGGGGAAGCCGGTGCCGGATATGCGATACGCGTTGAGCGTGTCCGCGAACAGGATGCCGGCCCCCAGTCCGGCCAGGGCCCACAGCCCGAGCAGCACGGCCATGATCCGTATGTTGGCCCGCCAGTAGCGGCGCAGCGCCGCGGCGGCCCTGCTGCCGGCGGTGTCCGTCGAATCAGACATGCAGGTCCTCCGGTTCATCCCATTCCGTTCAAGGCTTGACCACGGTCAGCCTCGCCTCCACGTACATGCCGGGGAAGATGAACGCGAGGTATTTCTCCCATCTGCGGGGAGACCAGTTGGCGAGCAGGCTGATGCCCAGTACCCGGTAGACGTCGCTGAAGATCAGCCTGCATTCGTCCATTCGAAACCGTCCGTCCCGGCACATCTGGGTAATCGTCACGTAGCCGAAGTGATGATAGTGCGTCAGGTCGCCATAGGACAGCTGCGAAGAGTAGTGGGGCGTGACGATGCGGATCGAAGCCCCGGACCGCGCGATACGGTACACCTCGTCCATGGCCCGGGCCGGCTGGAGGATGTGCTCCAGGATATGGGACATCTCGACGTGATCGAATTGTGCGTCGTCGAAGGGATAGGGGTAGTCGTCCAGGCTGTGCACGACGTCCACGTGCGCCGCATCGTTGATGTCCAGGCCGACGGCCCCTTCCAGCTTCCCGAATGGTCCGCAGCCCAGATCGAGTTTGGTCGCCATGTTCACCCGTTCCCGTGCCATGGAGGCGTTCGCCTGAGCGGGCAACATGGTATGGGCGGGCAGGGGTCGTGTCAAGTGAATAAGGCCGTCACGGGCCGGGTTCAGATCCGGATGATATCGCCCGTTTCGCCGCTGCCGGAACCGTCGAGCATGGCGGAGATTTCGCGGTACACGCGATCCGGCGGGATCTCCTCGATCCGTTGACTGGCCGCGTAGAAGGCGCGGTGCCGTCGGCCGGGCGGTTTCCAGTAGGCCGGATCGCTGGTGGCGTGAAAGGACAGGGTCGGCGTCTCCACGGCGGCGGCCAGGTGGAGGACCCCGGTATCGTTGCATACGAGCAGGTCCGCGGCGCGTATCACACCGGCGACCTTCCTCAGCGACAGGGGCGGTGCGCCGTGCAACGGAGCGGATGCCGCTTCGCGCAGCGCACGCAGCAGTCCTTCTTCTCCCGGCGCGGGGATGACCAGGATCCGGACGGAGCGCCGGGCGGCCAACGCATCGCAGACGCGGGCCAGCTGCTCCACGGGGTATCGCTTCCTCGCGTCCCCGGTGCCGAAGTGGACGGCGACCACGGGGCCTCCGAGCTTCCCGGGATCCCCGTCCAGGCCATCGATCACCGCCCGGCCGGCCGCCCGTTCTTCCGCGGTCATGGTGTAACGGAAAGACAGGTCGTCCGTATCGGCACCCACGTGCCGCACCACGTCGAGGTTCCGCTGGATCTGGTGCCTGGGTTCGGGACGCACGGGCACGTTGATCGTGTAGAACGGATTGTGGTCGAGGTGGTCGAAGGTGGGTGTTTCGGGTCCCATGACCACGGAAGCGCCCGAAAGCCAGGCGATGAGGTCGCTGGACAGGGAATGGGAAACCGTGTTGAACACGACGGCGAGGTCGACGGGATCGCGCATGAGATCGACGAAGGACCGGATGTCCCGGGGCCGCCAGCGGAAACCGGATTCGTGGAACAGCAGGACCTCGTCCACGTCCGGATTGTTCCGGGCCACGGGGTACAGGTAGGCACGGACCACCAGGGTGAGGCGCGCGGCGGGAAACCGCGCCCGCAGCGCATGGATCGCCGGGGTGGTCAGCAGAAAATCGCCGAACTGATCGTGTTGCCGGATAATCAGGATCCGGCCGATGCGATCGGGATCGACCTCCCCGGGCGGTGCGCGGCGATTGCCCAGGGGATGGCTGGCCAGCCATCTGAGCACCCGGGTCTTGAGCCGCTTTTCGATAGGATACCACATCATCGGCCGTCCGTTATTCCGCCACCGGTTCCTGGTCCCGGAACTGCAGGTTGTAGAGCTTCCTGTACAGGCCGTCTTCCTGGATCAGCGACCCGTGGACGCCGGACTGGACGATCCGGCCGCGGTCGACCACGACCACACGGTCCGCCTTCTGAACCGTCGAAAGGCGATGGGCGATGACCAGGGCCGTCCTGCCCTTCATCAGCCGGTCGATGGCCTCCTGGACCAGCAGCTCGGACTCGGTGTCCAGGCTGGAGGTGGCCTCGTCGAATATGAGGATCTGGGGATCCTTCAGGATGGCCCGGGCGATGGCGATGCGCTGGCGCTGCCCACCGGAAAGCCGCACGCCCCGCTCCCCGAGAAACGTATCGTACCCATCGGGCAACTGCTCGATGAAGGCGTCTGCGTTCGCGGCGGCCGCGGCGGACTGTATCCGGTCCAGGGGCATGTCCGCGACGCCGTAGGCGATGTTGTTGCGGACCGTATCGTTGAAGAGGATCACGTCCTGGGTTACGATACCCATTTTCTCCCGGAGGGAGGCCACGGTGACCGTACGCAGGTCTTTCCCGTCTATTTCGATGCGCCCCCCGGTCGGATCGTAGAACCGCGCGACGAGATCCACCAGGGTGGACTTGCCGCCGCCGCTGGGTCCCACGAGCGCCACGGTCTCGCCCGACCGGACCACCAGGTCGATATCTTCCAGGGCTGGGTCGGAGACCGTATCGTACCGGAAATGAACGCGATCGAGCCGGATCTCCCGCCGCAGGTCGGGCAGTGGGACCGCGCCGGGAGCGTCCGTGATCTCCGGGGCCGTGTCCATCACGGAAAACACGCGGTCCGCGGCGGCAATCCCTTCCTGGATCCGGTTGTGCACCTGGCCGAGTTCCTTGACCGGTTTCATCATGGAAAAGAGGGCCAGGAAGAAGGTCAGGAAGTCCTCGGGCGCCAGCAGGCCGCCTTCCAGCACCTGCCGCCCGCCGTACCAGAGGATCGCCAGGCCCACGGCGCTGCCCAGGATCTCCGTAATGGGGCTGGCCAGGTTGTGCATGTGGGTCAGGCGGAGCAGCGTGTGGAAGTAGTGTTGCGTCTGCCGCTTGAACTTGCCGATTTCGAAGGACTCCATGTTGAAGGCCTTGACCACCCGCACGCCGGCCACGGTCTCCTGGAGCGTAGAGGTCAGGTCGGCCATGGCCTCCTGGGAAGCCGTGCTGCTCCGGCGAAGGCGCCTGCCCACCGTGGTGATGACGAGGACGCTCAGGGGAAGCAGGACCAGGGAGACCAGCGTCAACTGCCAGCTTAGGATCAGGAGGATCGCGAGGAAGACCACGACCAGCATGGGCTCCTTGATCAGCGTGCCGAAGGCGGCCGAAATGGTGCCGTTGATCTTCATGACGTCGTAGGACACGCGGGAGATGAGCTCCCCCGTGCGTTCCCGGTGGAAATAGGACAGGGAAAGGCGGTGCAGATGGATATACAGGTGGTTCCTGATGTCTTTGATGACCCCGTTCTCGGCGTAGGCCATCAGGTAGGCCTGCAGGTAACTGCTGATGTTCTTGAGCAGGAGGATGAACAGGATGATCAGGCAGAGGCGCTCCAGGGTTGCCTGCTTGGTCGGCCGCCTGATCAGGTCGTTGGTGCGTTCCTTCAAGGTCTCGCGCAGGCCCGTCATCCCGGTGCGCTGTTCCAGCCGGTTCGCCGAATCCTGCGCCACACCGAGCTGCCCGCCCTGCCCAGGCTGTCCGGACTGCCCGTCCTGAACCGTCTGTACGGTTTCCTGACCGAAGAGGGTCTGCAGAAAGGGCAGGGCCACCCAGACCGTGGCGCTGCTGGTCAGCGCGAAACAGGCCATGCATACCATGGCGCCGGCCATGAAATACCAGTAGGGTTTTACGTATGAAAGTACTCGGAGATACAGATTCATGGGGGGTAGGGATGGGGTTCAGGCGGGAGAGGCCATTGAGGCGGCGTAGAGCGCTTCCACCCGGTTGGTCATGGCGTCGAGATTGAAGCGTGCCCTGGCCCGTGCGCGACCGGTCTCCGCGATACGCGCGCGAAGACGCTCGTCCATCAGCAGCGATTCGACCGACCGCGCAAGCCCCACCGCGTCGCCTCCCTGGAAGACCAGACCCGTTTCGCCGTCCTCCACGGTGTCCAGCGTGCCGTCCGACCGGGTCGATACACAGGCCACGCCCATGGCCATCGCCTCGATGACCGTCGCGCCGAAACCCTCTGCTCTCGAGGGAAATATAAAAACGTCCATGGCGTTCAGCAAGGCGGGAATATCACGCCTGAATCCCGTGAACAGCACGGTTTCATCGAGACCGAGTTCGCGGGCCTGTCGAACGATTCCGTCGTGGTACGCTTCCTCGCCGTAGCTCGCCTCGCCCACCACGACGAACCTCAGGGACATCTCCGGATGGCGATCCCGGAGCATCCGCGCGGCTTGAAGGAACTCCTCGAAGCCCTTCCCCGGAGACACGCGGCCCACGGTCCCCACCAACAGGGCTTCGGAGGCAATCCCGAGCGATATTCTCGTGTCTTCCCGGTCGTAGCGGGCAGGATCGAACCGTTCCAGGTCCAGGGCCGGATGGACCGTCACCACGCGGTCTGGCGGGACGGGACAGGTCTCCCGCACGTTCCTGTTCAGCGTCTCCGATACCGTGATGACCCGGGAAACGCGCCGGTACAGCCAGCGGTGCAGCGGGTCCTTCTTCGTTACGTAGGAACCGACGTGCTTGGTGAGCAGAAGCGGTCCGTCGAATCCCGCCAGCCGTGCGGCGGGCACGGCCTGCCAGAGGTCGCGGGACAGGTGGAGATGGAGGACGACGGGCCGAAAGCGGCGGATGCAGCGCCGCAGCGCGCAGGTCGACAGGGGGTTCACGTAACCGCCGATGGGGACGGTTTCCACCGTGAAGCCTCGTTCACGGGCCTCGCCGGCAATCGATCCCTTGGGATGAAGCACCAGGCGCACGTCGTGACCGCGATCCCGTAGTTTTCCCGACAGGATCGGAACGTGCATCTCCGTGCCGCCCCAGGCCAGGGAGGAGCATACCTGCAGGATGCGCGCGGGTGCCATGCTGGCCATGGCCATCCTCTAATCGATGGAGTCGGGGATCGGGATCGGATCGGGGACGATTACGGATATCCAGGCGGGTCCGCCGGCATCACTACCGCCGGCATCGCTTCCGCCGGCATCACTTCCACACCTGGTGCCAGGCGCATTCAGTCTGGAAGATGTAGTTGTTGCACTGGCTGCAGATCTCGAGTTCGTCATACCGGTTCTCGATCATCTTCTGGCGGATCTCCTGGATCGGCGCACCGTTCCAGACTTCCCTGATCGACTGCTTCGAGACGTCGCCCACTTCCACCTTGAAGTCGAAGTCGAGACAGCAGATGGACACCCGGCCGTCGTTCGCGATAACGAACTCCTCCCACGGATGCTTGCAGGGGAAGGTGAAACCGCCGGTGGCCGATGCCTCGGCCTGGTCGCCCACATTCTTGTCTTCCACGCTGCCCGTCCAGGTCGTGTAGCTCTGCACGACCACGTGGTCGGCGATGGGCTTCCAGAGCTCCCGGAACGCATCGATCTCGTGTTGGGTCTCGGCCATGTTGATGATGGTCACCGTGATTTCCGGCGTCTTGCTGCGGACGGACCGTTTCAGTTCCATCAGGTACCGCGCGTTCTCCACCACCTGTTCGTAGTCGAGCCCGACGCGCACCGCCTCGAAGGTCTCCGCCGTCGCCCCGTCGATGTCGATATTGATCTTGTCCAGCCCGCAATCGATGAGCTCCCGCGCCTTCTGCGGTGTGATGAGGGAACCGTTGGTGCTCACGCTGACCGGCACGCGGGGCAGCTTTTGCTTCGTATACGCGATCATGTCGACGAGCTTCTTGTTGATGAAGGACTCCCCGAACATGAAGGGTTGTATGAGCCGGATGTACCGGGCGTTATCGGCACATTCGTCGA
This genomic window contains:
- a CDS encoding radical SAM protein codes for the protein MGLKDSLYRTASRYEPVQRVLRNAIVARKLRFPEVISIEGSSYCNADCIMCPRELLSRKKGNMSMDLYRKIIDECADNARYIRLIQPFMFGESFINKKLVDMIAYTKQKLPRVPVSVSTNGSLITPQKARELIDCGLDKINIDIDGATAETFEAVRVGLDYEQVVENARYLMELKRSVRSKTPEITVTIINMAETQHEIDAFRELWKPIADHVVVQSYTTWTGSVEDKNVGDQAEASATGGFTFPCKHPWEEFVIANDGRVSICCLDFDFKVEVGDVSKQSIREVWNGAPIQEIRQKMIENRYDELEICSQCNNYIFQTECAWHQVWK
- a CDS encoding glycosyltransferase family 4 protein yields the protein MAMASMAPARILQVCSSLAWGGTEMHVPILSGKLRDRGHDVRLVLHPKGSIAGEARERGFTVETVPIGGYVNPLSTCALRRCIRRFRPVVLHLHLSRDLWQAVPAARLAGFDGPLLLTKHVGSYVTKKDPLHRWLYRRVSRVITVSETLNRNVRETCPVPPDRVVTVHPALDLERFDPARYDREDTRISLGIASEALLVGTVGRVSPGKGFEEFLQAARMLRDRHPEMSLRFVVVGEASYGEEAYHDGIVRQARELGLDETVLFTGFRRDIPALLNAMDVFIFPSRAEGFGATVIEAMAMGVACVSTRSDGTLDTVEDGETGLVFQGGDAVGLARSVESLLMDERLRARIAETGRARARARFNLDAMTNRVEALYAASMASPA
- a CDS encoding ATP-binding cassette domain-containing protein, whose product is MNLYLRVLSYVKPYWYFMAGAMVCMACFALTSSATVWVALPFLQTLFGQETVQTVQDGQSGQPGQGGQLGVAQDSANRLEQRTGMTGLRETLKERTNDLIRRPTKQATLERLCLIILFILLLKNISSYLQAYLMAYAENGVIKDIRNHLYIHLHRLSLSYFHRERTGELISRVSYDVMKINGTISAAFGTLIKEPMLVVVFLAILLILSWQLTLVSLVLLPLSVLVITTVGRRLRRSSTASQEAMADLTSTLQETVAGVRVVKAFNMESFEIGKFKRQTQHYFHTLLRLTHMHNLASPITEILGSAVGLAILWYGGRQVLEGGLLAPEDFLTFFLALFSMMKPVKELGQVHNRIQEGIAAADRVFSVMDTAPEITDAPGAVPLPDLRREIRLDRVHFRYDTVSDPALEDIDLVVRSGETVALVGPSGGGKSTLVDLVARFYDPTGGRIEIDGKDLRTVTVASLREKMGIVTQDVILFNDTVRNNIAYGVADMPLDRIQSAAAAANADAFIEQLPDGYDTFLGERGVRLSGGQRQRIAIARAILKDPQILIFDEATSSLDTESELLVQEAIDRLMKGRTALVIAHRLSTVQKADRVVVVDRGRIVQSGVHGSLIQEDGLYRKLYNLQFRDQEPVAE